One genomic segment of Rivularia sp. PCC 7116 includes these proteins:
- a CDS encoding glycosyltransferase family 4 protein, whose translation MKILYLTTVLPSGRRTGGEIASQCFINALKQCGHDVLVVGYQRPNDTKPKNENEIVVEQRYIETEKSKYYSFLWMALSLLKHLPYSAAKYYSKKYLTKIKSILHRDNYETVIIDHAQLGWLLPLFPKESKVIFIAHNLEHQLYEAQLENAQRPLSKYIYKREARLIKKMEDKLAVSSKQVWTLTPYDSNYFYSQNPISKVFHLPSIRARPPKNSAIKHCDIGIIGSWTWKANKYGLEWFFQAVYPHLPTNISIHIAGSGAQWLMDKYPNVKYCGFVNDAQVFMAQAKVVAIPSISGGGIQIKTLDAITSGSPIVATTVAMRGILDYPCAIKIADEPECFALCLMQLLALNKEPNLHEVERAKLIDNRLTWSVLRRENFYSSVKSAINYI comes from the coding sequence ATGAAAATTCTATATTTAACAACCGTTCTTCCAAGTGGAAGAAGAACAGGTGGGGAAATTGCATCTCAATGCTTTATTAATGCTTTAAAGCAATGCGGACATGACGTATTAGTTGTTGGATATCAACGTCCTAATGACACCAAGCCTAAAAATGAGAATGAAATTGTAGTAGAACAAAGATATATCGAAACAGAAAAATCGAAATATTATTCATTTTTATGGATGGCTTTAAGTTTATTAAAACATCTTCCTTACTCAGCAGCTAAATACTACTCGAAAAAATACTTAACAAAAATAAAAAGTATTTTACATAGAGATAACTACGAAACTGTCATAATTGACCATGCACAACTAGGTTGGTTATTGCCTTTGTTTCCTAAAGAGTCTAAAGTAATTTTTATTGCTCATAACTTGGAGCATCAATTGTATGAAGCACAATTAGAAAATGCCCAGAGACCTCTATCAAAATACATATATAAAAGAGAAGCTCGTCTGATCAAAAAGATGGAAGACAAATTAGCTGTTTCATCAAAACAGGTATGGACGCTAACACCCTATGACTCTAATTACTTTTATAGTCAAAATCCAATTAGTAAAGTGTTTCATCTGCCTTCCATCCGCGCAAGACCACCTAAGAATTCTGCAATTAAACACTGTGATATTGGCATCATTGGTAGCTGGACTTGGAAAGCTAATAAGTACGGTTTGGAGTGGTTTTTCCAAGCAGTTTATCCCCACTTACCTACAAACATATCGATTCATATCGCTGGTTCTGGTGCCCAATGGTTAATGGATAAATATCCAAATGTTAAGTATTGCGGCTTTGTCAATGATGCACAAGTGTTTATGGCACAAGCTAAAGTAGTTGCGATTCCTTCAATCAGTGGCGGTGGAATTCAGATCAAGACTTTAGATGCTATTACTTCGGGAAGTCCAATAGTTGCTACAACTGTTGCAATGCGAGGGATATTAGATTACCCCTGTGCTATTAAGATAGCCGACGAACCAGAATGTTTTGCTCTGTGTTTGATGCAGTTATTAGCGTTAAATAAAGAGCCAAATTTGCACGAAGTTGAACGTGCAAAACTGATTGATAACAGACTTACATGGTCTGTGCTTAGAAGAGAAAATTTCTATAGCAGCGTCAAAAGTGCAATTAATTATATTTAA
- a CDS encoding glycoside hydrolase family 5 protein: MPPLSAKKSQIVDNTGKVVVLRGINWFGMEVDTHAPHGLWVRDYKQMLAHIKSLGYNIIRLPYSVEAMKSSHISGVDFSIGANSELHGKTPLEVMDLVIQEAHRQGLLILLDSHCLKDGHISEVWYGDGFTEEDWINTWILLAKRYKNQPNVIGADLKNEPHGRASWGTDDTSTDWRLAVQKAGDKILDINPDWLIVVEGIEKNVPNQIQHGYFWGANLEGVREYPVHLKKPSKLVYSPHEYGGSKVSWFQEPDFPKNLYQRWEIGFNYIHRKNIAPILVGEFGGYHVDRKSKEGIWQRKFVDYIAQNKLSFAYWCWNPNSKGTGGVLQDDWRTVNDSKQALLNKILP; the protein is encoded by the coding sequence GTGCCTCCCTTATCAGCAAAAAAATCTCAGATTGTTGATAATACGGGTAAAGTAGTCGTACTGCGTGGTATCAACTGGTTTGGCATGGAAGTTGATACCCATGCACCTCATGGTTTATGGGTTAGAGACTATAAGCAAATGCTCGCTCATATAAAAAGCTTGGGCTATAACATAATTCGCTTGCCTTATTCTGTGGAAGCGATGAAATCTTCACACATTAGTGGTGTTGATTTTTCTATTGGTGCAAATTCAGAACTTCATGGAAAAACTCCTTTAGAAGTTATGGATTTAGTTATCCAGGAAGCGCACAGACAGGGATTATTAATCTTATTAGATAGTCATTGTCTCAAGGATGGACATATTTCAGAAGTTTGGTATGGAGATGGTTTTACAGAAGAGGATTGGATAAATACCTGGATTCTTTTGGCTAAACGCTATAAAAATCAACCTAATGTTATCGGTGCAGATTTGAAAAACGAACCCCACGGGCGGGCAAGTTGGGGAACCGATGATACTTCAACTGATTGGCGTTTAGCTGTTCAAAAGGCTGGAGACAAGATTCTTGATATTAATCCTGACTGGTTGATTGTAGTAGAGGGTATAGAAAAAAACGTACCCAATCAAATACAGCATGGTTACTTTTGGGGTGCAAATTTAGAAGGTGTTCGGGAATATCCCGTGCATCTAAAAAAACCTAGTAAACTGGTGTACTCTCCTCACGAATACGGTGGTTCAAAAGTTTCCTGGTTTCAAGAACCAGATTTTCCCAAAAATCTTTACCAGCGTTGGGAAATAGGATTTAACTACATTCATAGAAAAAATATTGCTCCCATTCTCGTTGGTGAATTTGGAGGGTATCACGTCGATCGCAAATCTAAAGAAGGCATTTGGCAGCGAAAGTTTGTAGATTATATTGCCCAAAACAAACTGAGCTTTGCTTATTGGTGTTGGAATCCCAACAGTAAAGGTACCGGAGGTGTATTGCAAGATGATTGGCGAACAGTAAATGATTCAAAACAAGCGCTATTGAACAAAATATTACCTTAA
- a CDS encoding glycosyltransferase: MLKTTARKLNFPAKAISSFQKPYINHHKKPRILIVSMRGYQSEAFRSAEYEFEDVINTFDSADLLSQAYVSSFKSEARKKIANYTGLALNQSKLLRSGCEELVIDREYDLLFFICQHFWDLTCINDIKGWRDKCKKAVLWIDELWAKEIENHKTALCLKLAKDFDYIFTTQSQSVNAISQLVKRPCYSLPYAVDAVKFCPYPQDPQRHIDVYSIGRRSSIVHQSLLKLTERDNFLYLYDTLRGLEMRNYKEHRTLYSNLIKRSRYFIANKAKFDSGSQTGTQEELGSRFFEGAAGGAVMLGIPPVCEAYSKYFDWPDAVIEVPDNTTEIADIIAELDAQPEKLRKIRKDNIINSLLRHDWVYRWEEILNKVGLENTSEMLVRKTYLNNLAKVVSIV; encoded by the coding sequence ATGTTAAAAACTACGGCTCGTAAATTAAATTTTCCAGCAAAAGCTATTTCAAGCTTTCAAAAGCCCTATATTAATCATCATAAGAAACCCCGTATTTTAATAGTGTCAATGCGAGGTTATCAATCCGAAGCTTTTCGTTCGGCAGAATATGAATTTGAAGATGTAATTAATACTTTTGACAGTGCTGATTTACTGTCACAGGCATATGTATCTAGCTTTAAATCCGAAGCTAGAAAGAAAATAGCCAACTATACTGGTTTAGCTTTAAATCAAAGCAAACTATTACGTTCTGGCTGCGAAGAATTAGTAATAGATCGAGAATATGATTTATTATTCTTTATTTGTCAGCATTTTTGGGATTTAACTTGTATTAACGATATCAAAGGATGGCGTGACAAATGCAAAAAAGCCGTTTTATGGATCGATGAACTTTGGGCAAAAGAAATTGAAAATCACAAAACTGCACTTTGTTTAAAACTTGCCAAAGACTTTGACTATATATTTACGACTCAAAGTCAAAGTGTGAATGCTATCAGCCAATTAGTTAAACGTCCTTGTTACAGTTTGCCTTATGCCGTTGATGCAGTAAAGTTTTGTCCTTATCCCCAAGATCCTCAAAGACATATTGATGTTTACAGCATAGGTCGTCGCTCGTCAATTGTACATCAGTCTTTGCTTAAATTAACTGAACGCGACAACTTCCTCTATTTATACGATACTCTAAGGGGTCTAGAAATGAGGAATTATAAAGAACATCGAACTTTGTATAGTAATTTAATTAAAAGAAGCCGCTATTTTATTGCTAACAAAGCAAAATTTGATAGTGGGAGTCAAACAGGTACTCAAGAAGAATTAGGTTCCCGCTTTTTTGAAGGTGCAGCAGGGGGAGCAGTTATGCTGGGAATTCCACCAGTTTGCGAAGCTTATAGTAAATATTTTGACTGGCCTGATGCTGTAATTGAAGTACCGGATAATACTACTGAGATAGCGGATATCATCGCTGAACTAGATGCACAACCAGAAAAGCTGCGGAAAATACGTAAAGACAATATAATTAATTCATTACTGAGACATGATTGGGTATATCGTTGGGAAGAAATTTTAAATAAAGTTGGACTGGAGAATACTTCAGAAATGTTAGTCAGAAAAACCTATTTGAATAATCTAGCAAAGGTGGTTTCGATTGTATAA
- a CDS encoding WecB/TagA/CpsF family glycosyltransferase encodes MKKIRILNLEIDNCSKQELLDNLKSGVVFTPNVDHIIKLQKDSEFVKSYSIGDYKICDSQIVMYASKFLGTPIQEKISGSDLLPAFCNYHKNNEDIKIFLLGAAQGVAKKAQRQINNKTGRKIVVNSYSPPFGFEKDEVECMKIIRLINNSDATVLVIGLGAPKQEKWLYKYKGDLKFIKIFMALGATIDFEAGNVKRAPKWMSEIGLEWLFRLLCEPKRLWKRYLLDDVPFIFLILKQRLSMYMNKNSKDTQQALLADKY; translated from the coding sequence ATGAAGAAAATTAGAATTTTAAACTTAGAAATTGATAATTGTTCTAAACAAGAATTGCTTGATAATTTAAAGTCAGGAGTAGTATTTACGCCAAACGTAGACCATATTATTAAACTTCAAAAAGACTCAGAATTTGTCAAATCTTATAGCATCGGTGATTATAAAATTTGCGATAGTCAAATAGTGATGTATGCATCTAAATTTTTAGGAACGCCAATTCAAGAAAAAATATCTGGTTCTGACTTACTGCCTGCATTTTGCAATTACCATAAAAACAACGAGGATATTAAAATTTTTCTATTAGGCGCAGCCCAAGGAGTAGCTAAAAAAGCCCAAAGGCAAATTAATAATAAAACAGGAAGAAAGATTGTTGTTAATAGTTATTCTCCACCTTTTGGCTTTGAAAAAGATGAAGTAGAATGTATGAAAATAATCAGATTAATTAATAATTCGGATGCGACAGTTTTAGTTATAGGTTTAGGTGCGCCAAAGCAAGAAAAGTGGTTGTATAAATACAAAGGTGATTTAAAATTTATCAAGATATTTATGGCATTAGGAGCAACCATTGATTTTGAAGCGGGAAATGTCAAAAGAGCACCGAAATGGATGAGTGAAATCGGATTAGAATGGTTGTTTAGATTATTATGCGAGCCGAAAAGATTATGGAAGAGATATTTACTAGACGATGTTCCTTTTATCTTCTTGATTTTAAAACAAAGGCTAAGTATGTATATGAATAAAAACTCCAAAGATACTCAGCAAGCTTTATTAGCTGACAAATATTAA
- a CDS encoding outer membrane protein produces the protein MNKIFLRKSVFSLSLAAISLLSSSLSASAQTVEKTIEQQFVQSDRVTSKQENTPVEHFSSSFANQDSEKSHLLVNPELVTPKRYTQKSQNTAPVPGTTVTSSAALASQSQQASSLREHPQANQKISDSSQLAQADIDFGGSTRGGSSYIGVAGNIGLGGDSALGDGNFMVISKVGLTDILSVRPSVVLGDDTVILVPLTYDFSFKQVADPFREPLPFSPYAGAGLAYATGDDSELTFLLTGGVDVPITDKLTATAAVNAAFFDETDLGLSVGVGYNFGGF, from the coding sequence GTGAATAAAATTTTTCTTCGCAAAAGCGTTTTTTCGCTGAGTTTGGCAGCTATTTCATTATTAAGTAGTAGCTTATCTGCTTCTGCTCAAACAGTTGAGAAAACAATCGAGCAACAATTCGTACAATCAGATCGAGTTACTTCAAAACAGGAAAATACACCTGTTGAGCATTTTAGCTCGAGTTTTGCTAACCAAGATTCCGAAAAGTCACATCTATTAGTAAATCCAGAGCTAGTAACACCTAAGAGATATACTCAAAAGTCTCAAAATACAGCACCAGTTCCTGGAACAACAGTAACTTCATCTGCTGCACTCGCAAGTCAGAGTCAGCAAGCATCTTCTCTTCGTGAGCATCCACAAGCTAATCAAAAAATATCTGATTCGTCGCAATTAGCCCAAGCGGATATAGATTTTGGTGGCTCAACTCGCGGCGGTTCTAGCTATATCGGGGTTGCCGGAAATATCGGTTTAGGTGGCGATTCTGCTTTAGGCGATGGTAACTTTATGGTTATCAGTAAAGTTGGGCTAACAGACATTTTGTCAGTACGTCCATCAGTCGTGCTTGGTGACGATACTGTAATTTTAGTTCCCCTTACCTATGACTTTTCTTTCAAGCAAGTAGCAGATCCCTTTCGCGAACCATTACCTTTTTCTCCTTATGCTGGCGCTGGTTTAGCTTATGCGACTGGAGATGATTCAGAATTAACCTTTTTGCTTACTGGCGGTGTAGATGTACCAATAACCGATAAGTTAACAGCGACAGCAGCTGTTAATGCAGCATTCTTCGACGAAACTGACCTCGGTCTTTCTGTAGGAGTTGGTTATAACTTCGGCGGCTTCTAA
- the crtB gene encoding 15-cis-phytoene synthase CrtB produces MLQLPDSPPCMKTTTVSVDESYKICQQITAKHSKTFYLGTLLMSPEKRRAIWAIYAWCRRTDELVDGPAAAMTTPETLDLWEKQLELIFAQHPQENVDVALADTLKRYSMDIQPFRDMISGQRMDLYRNRYSTFDDLYLYCYRVAGTVGLMSTMVMGIDSQANTAPWNRCKQPYIPINEAVTLGIACQLTNILRDVGEDAQRGRIYIPTEDLAQFNYTEKDLLKGVVDERWRSLMKCQIQRARQFYAQAEKGISYLHPDARLPVWAALMHYSRILSVIERNGYDVFNQRAYVPQWKKIGTLPFAWLRSQIS; encoded by the coding sequence ATGCTGCAACTGCCTGATTCCCCCCCATGCATGAAAACGACGACGGTCTCCGTGGATGAGTCCTACAAAATTTGTCAGCAAATCACCGCAAAGCATTCCAAAACTTTTTATTTGGGTACTTTGTTGATGAGTCCAGAAAAGCGACGTGCAATTTGGGCAATTTATGCCTGGTGTCGTCGTACTGATGAATTAGTGGACGGTCCTGCTGCTGCTATGACTACTCCCGAAACTCTAGATTTATGGGAAAAGCAGCTCGAATTAATTTTTGCTCAACATCCTCAGGAAAATGTTGATGTGGCTCTTGCGGATACATTAAAGCGCTATTCAATGGATATTCAACCCTTTCGGGATATGATTTCCGGTCAGCGCATGGATTTGTACCGCAACCGCTACTCCACTTTTGATGATTTATATCTTTACTGTTATCGGGTAGCCGGTACTGTAGGTTTAATGTCAACGATGGTGATGGGCATAGATTCCCAAGCTAATACCGCTCCTTGGAACCGTTGTAAACAGCCGTATATTCCAATAAATGAAGCAGTAACTTTAGGAATAGCCTGTCAACTTACTAACATTCTTCGCGATGTCGGTGAAGATGCCCAACGAGGTCGAATTTATATTCCCACTGAAGATTTAGCACAATTCAACTACACCGAGAAAGATTTACTCAAAGGAGTAGTTGATGAGCGATGGCGTTCTTTAATGAAATGTCAAATTCAAAGAGCGCGGCAATTTTACGCCCAAGCAGAGAAAGGAATTAGTTATCTACATCCAGATGCTCGCTTGCCAGTATGGGCCGCTCTAATGCACTACAGCCGCATTTTGAGCGTTATTGAACGCAATGGCTATGACGTGTTCAATCAACGTGCCTACGTACCACAGTGGAAAAAAATCGGGACTTTACCTTTTGCTTGGTTGCGATCGCAAATTTCTTAA
- the pds gene encoding 15-cis-phytoene desaturase, with the protein MRVAIAGAGLAGLSCAKYLIDEGHTPILLESRDVLGGLVAAWKDSDGDWYETGLHVFFGAYPNMLQLLKELGIEDRLQWKKHTMIFNQPEKPGTYSRFDFPDLPAPLNGIVAILRNNDMLTWGEKIELAKGLVPAMLRGQKYVDSTDKYTFSEWLKLQGVGDEVQQDIFIAASKSLNFINPDEISAVVLLTALNKFLQQKDGSKMAFLDGSPTERLCQPLVDYIEAGGGEVKLNAPLKEILLNPDGSVKGFLMRGLNGADDYIETADAYVSAMPVDVMKVMLPEAWKDIECFQKLDGLEGVPVINIQLWFDRKLTDIDQLLFSRSPILNVYADMSNTCREYSDPNRSMLELVLAPAEDWINKSDAQILQVTLAELSKLFPQHFGSENPAKLLKHHVVKTPRSVYRAIPGCQEYRPSQVTPISNFFLSGSYTMQPFLGSMEGAVLSGKLTALGVNKSFSVHISSSVQMPSIQPATNAATA; encoded by the coding sequence ATGCGAGTAGCTATCGCCGGAGCAGGCTTGGCAGGACTTTCCTGTGCGAAATATCTTATTGATGAGGGTCATACTCCCATACTTTTGGAAAGCCGAGACGTACTGGGTGGTTTAGTCGCAGCATGGAAAGATTCCGATGGCGACTGGTATGAAACTGGGCTGCACGTATTCTTTGGGGCTTATCCCAATATGTTGCAGTTACTAAAAGAACTCGGTATTGAAGACCGTTTGCAGTGGAAAAAACACACGATGATCTTCAATCAACCGGAAAAACCAGGTACTTATAGTCGCTTTGATTTCCCAGATTTGCCAGCGCCTTTGAATGGTATCGTGGCAATTTTGAGAAATAACGATATGTTGACCTGGGGTGAAAAAATTGAATTAGCAAAAGGATTAGTCCCGGCTATGCTACGGGGTCAGAAATATGTTGACTCCACTGATAAATATACCTTTTCCGAATGGTTAAAGCTTCAAGGGGTAGGAGATGAGGTGCAGCAAGATATTTTTATTGCTGCTTCTAAATCGTTAAATTTTATTAATCCCGACGAAATTTCGGCTGTGGTGTTATTGACAGCTCTCAACAAGTTTCTTCAACAGAAAGACGGTTCTAAGATGGCTTTCTTGGATGGTTCTCCTACCGAGCGTCTTTGTCAACCACTGGTAGATTACATCGAAGCCGGTGGTGGAGAAGTTAAATTAAACGCGCCTTTGAAAGAAATTTTGCTCAACCCAGACGGTAGCGTCAAAGGATTTTTGATGCGCGGTTTGAATGGAGCAGATGATTATATAGAAACCGCAGACGCTTATGTTTCGGCAATGCCGGTTGACGTAATGAAAGTCATGCTGCCAGAAGCTTGGAAGGATATAGAATGCTTCCAAAAACTTGATGGATTAGAAGGCGTGCCCGTAATTAACATCCAATTATGGTTTGACCGTAAACTTACAGATATTGACCAATTATTATTTTCGCGATCGCCGATTTTGAACGTTTACGCGGACATGAGTAATACATGTCGCGAATATAGTGACCCAAACCGTTCTATGCTGGAATTAGTTCTTGCACCAGCAGAAGATTGGATTAACAAATCAGATGCTCAAATATTGCAAGTAACCCTTGCCGAATTGTCTAAACTATTTCCTCAACACTTCGGCTCGGAAAACCCAGCTAAGTTACTGAAACATCATGTGGTGAAAACACCGCGTTCCGTTTACAGAGCTATTCCTGGTTGTCAGGAGTATCGCCCTTCACAAGTAACTCCCATCTCAAACTTTTTCTTGAGTGGAAGCTACACCATGCAACCATTTTTAGGAAGTATGGAAGGAGCAGTACTTTCTGGTAAACTAACAGCGCTCGGTGTGAATAAATCATTCTCAGTTCATATTTCTTCCAGCGTGCAAATGCCTTCCATCCAGCCTGCAACGAATGCTGCAACTGCCTGA
- a CDS encoding phytanoyl-CoA dioxygenase family protein, protein MMINKFVNSPTIWSQMYDHCYENYKGLTKNPKWLFMRKMSRFQVGRTMMKYLSYSSEKSYQLPLTTKDSIFHKIDIDEAVTQLKKEGFYLNLQLPKKIVREIVEFAKNTACYGNRKSHLGFYYHQKAEAEAQLRKGIKVGCYFNTAELCPAISKLQNDSQLLAIAAKYLEKEPIHQGNQLWWSFAGESSDWERRQNAQMFHYDLDDYKFLKFFFYLTDVDDTSGPHICVRGSHKHKKFSHVLLRKREKDTDIIDYYGEDSFVTICGKAGFGFIENPLCFHKGLTPTHKDRLLLQIEFATTDYGMQNDNRDTSNLQVLN, encoded by the coding sequence ATGATGATTAATAAATTTGTAAACTCTCCGACAATATGGTCGCAAATGTACGACCATTGTTATGAGAACTATAAAGGCTTAACAAAAAATCCTAAATGGCTTTTTATGCGTAAGATGAGCCGATTTCAGGTTGGAAGAACTATGATGAAATATTTATCTTATAGTTCGGAAAAGTCATATCAATTACCTTTAACAACAAAAGATTCGATTTTTCATAAAATTGATATAGATGAAGCCGTAACACAGCTTAAAAAAGAAGGTTTTTATTTAAATTTACAGCTTCCAAAAAAAATAGTCAGAGAAATTGTAGAGTTTGCCAAAAACACTGCTTGCTATGGTAATCGTAAATCACATCTTGGATTTTATTATCACCAAAAAGCGGAAGCAGAGGCTCAACTAAGAAAAGGTATTAAAGTAGGTTGCTACTTCAATACAGCAGAACTGTGTCCTGCTATTTCTAAATTGCAGAATGATTCTCAGCTATTGGCAATAGCAGCAAAATATTTAGAGAAAGAACCTATACATCAAGGAAATCAGCTTTGGTGGAGTTTTGCTGGAGAATCTTCAGATTGGGAGCGCAGACAAAACGCGCAAATGTTTCACTATGATTTAGATGATTATAAATTCTTAAAGTTCTTTTTCTATCTAACCGATGTAGATGATACAAGTGGTCCTCACATTTGCGTGCGAGGTAGTCATAAACATAAAAAGTTTTCTCATGTATTGCTGCGTAAAAGAGAAAAAGACACAGATATTATTGATTATTATGGTGAAGATTCTTTTGTAACTATTTGCGGTAAAGCTGGTTTTGGATTTATAGAAAATCCGCTATGCTTTCATAAAGGACTCACTCCAACTCATAAAGACCGTCTTTTATTACAAATCGAATTTGCTACAACCGATTATGGAATGCAAAATGATAATAGGGATACTTCCAATCTTCAAGTTTTAAATTAA
- a CDS encoding glycosyltransferase family 4 protein, with translation MPAQIYHLIAFLLAAVVVLWTTPDVKNIGIKSGRLDKPDDRKVHQRPMVRLGGVSIFAGTIISLLVVWWLGGFGFLPADKEWQIWGVTLGGLAFFLIGLADDLFNLSPSVRLLIQTLVAACAWKAGVSIDFLSIPTGGLIHLGWLSLPITIIWLVGMVNAINWIDGLDGLAAGVSGIAAMVMLIVALFMQQPGAALIAAALSGATFGFLRYNFNPAQIFMGDGGSYFIGFTLASVGVIGLVKIPAVTAVLLPYLILAVPIVDMSTVILGRISQGKSPFLADKTHLHHRLLEAGLSHRLTVLFIYSLTLWVGSLALAIAGIPSGTVYACGSTSLLSYTSWRAWRRVR, from the coding sequence CTGCCTGCTCAGATTTATCATCTGATAGCCTTCTTATTAGCTGCGGTAGTCGTCCTCTGGACTACTCCCGACGTGAAAAATATTGGTATAAAAAGTGGACGTTTAGATAAACCTGACGATCGCAAAGTTCATCAACGTCCAATGGTGCGTCTCGGAGGAGTGTCTATTTTCGCAGGTACCATAATTTCTTTGTTAGTCGTTTGGTGGTTGGGTGGATTTGGATTTTTACCAGCCGATAAAGAATGGCAAATCTGGGGTGTTACTCTTGGTGGATTAGCTTTTTTCTTAATTGGTTTGGCTGATGATTTATTCAATTTGTCACCTTCAGTACGCTTGCTAATACAAACTTTGGTAGCAGCTTGCGCGTGGAAAGCGGGGGTAAGTATTGATTTTCTAAGTATTCCTACAGGGGGGTTAATTCATCTCGGTTGGCTAAGTTTACCAATCACTATTATTTGGTTGGTTGGTATGGTGAATGCAATTAATTGGATTGATGGTTTAGACGGTTTGGCTGCTGGTGTATCTGGAATTGCGGCGATGGTAATGTTGATTGTCGCTTTGTTTATGCAGCAGCCCGGTGCAGCTTTAATAGCTGCGGCTCTTTCAGGAGCTACATTTGGATTTCTCCGTTATAATTTCAACCCCGCGCAAATTTTTATGGGAGACGGAGGTTCTTATTTCATCGGATTTACTTTAGCATCCGTTGGAGTAATTGGTTTGGTAAAAATCCCCGCCGTAACTGCGGTATTACTACCATATCTAATCTTGGCAGTGCCAATTGTCGATATGTCAACAGTCATTCTAGGGCGAATCTCACAAGGTAAATCACCCTTTCTCGCAGATAAAACTCACTTACATCACAGGTTGCTAGAAGCTGGTTTATCTCATAGATTGACAGTTTTATTTATCTATTCTTTAACATTATGGGTTGGCAGTCTGGCATTAGCGATTGCTGGCATACCTAGCGGTACTGTCTATGCTTGTGGTAGTACTTCTCTACTGAGCTATACTTCTTGGCGTGCTTGGAGAAGAGTAAGGTAA
- the glyA gene encoding serine hydroxymethyltransferase, whose translation MTKTNSDFLANTDPTVAELINDELKRQQDHLELIASENFTSAAVLAAQGSVLTNKYAEGLPGKRYYGGCEVIDKIEQIAIDRAKQLFGAASANVQPHSGAQANFAVFLTLLEPGDKIMGMDLSHGGHLTHGSPVNVSGKWFEVCHYGVNPETEQLDYEQIRELALRERPKLLICGYSAYPRVIDFEKFRSIADEVGAYLLADIAHIAGLVAAGLHPNPVPYCDVVTTTTHKTLRGPRGGLILTRDADMGKKFDKSVFPGTQGGPLEHVIAGKAVAFGEALKPEFKDYSAAVIENARTLANQLQSRDLKIVSNGTENHLMLVDLRCIGMTGKQADKLVSGVNITANKNTVPFDPESPFVTSGLRLGSPAMTTRGMGVAEFTEIGNIIADRLLNPDSDSVAEDCRRRVAALCKSFPLYEHIGVPVPALA comes from the coding sequence GTGACTAAAACTAATTCAGATTTTCTTGCAAATACTGACCCTACAGTGGCGGAGTTAATCAATGACGAACTAAAGCGTCAACAAGACCATTTAGAGTTGATTGCTTCAGAAAACTTTACTTCTGCTGCCGTACTGGCTGCTCAGGGTTCGGTGCTGACGAATAAATACGCTGAGGGATTACCAGGCAAGCGTTATTATGGCGGTTGTGAAGTAATCGACAAAATTGAGCAAATAGCTATCGATCGTGCTAAGCAGCTATTTGGTGCCGCTAGTGCTAACGTTCAGCCTCATTCCGGAGCGCAAGCAAATTTTGCGGTATTCCTAACCTTGTTAGAACCCGGTGACAAAATTATGGGAATGGATTTGTCTCACGGGGGACACCTTACCCACGGTTCGCCGGTAAATGTTTCGGGTAAGTGGTTTGAAGTTTGTCATTACGGCGTTAATCCGGAAACAGAACAGTTGGACTACGAACAAATCCGCGAGCTGGCGCTAAGGGAGCGTCCAAAGCTCTTGATTTGTGGATATTCAGCTTATCCTCGCGTAATTGATTTTGAAAAGTTCCGTAGTATCGCTGATGAAGTGGGTGCTTATTTATTAGCGGATATAGCTCATATAGCAGGTTTGGTTGCTGCTGGACTTCATCCAAATCCAGTACCTTATTGCGATGTCGTGACCACAACGACCCATAAAACTTTACGCGGTCCTAGAGGTGGCTTAATCTTGACTCGCGATGCTGACATGGGTAAAAAGTTTGATAAGTCAGTCTTCCCCGGTACCCAAGGCGGACCATTAGAGCATGTTATTGCTGGTAAAGCAGTAGCGTTTGGGGAAGCTTTAAAGCCAGAATTCAAAGATTATTCTGCTGCTGTGATTGAAAATGCTCGTACTTTGGCCAATCAACTGCAAAGTAGAGATTTGAAAATTGTCTCTAACGGCACAGAGAACCATTTGATGCTCGTAGATTTACGGTGTATCGGCATGACAGGTAAGCAAGCAGACAAATTAGTCAGCGGTGTAAACATTACTGCTAACAAAAATACAGTACCTTTTGACCCAGAATCACCTTTTGTGACCAGCGGTTTGAGATTAGGTTCTCCAGCAATGACAACGCGGGGTATGGGTGTAGCAGAATTTACGGAAATTGGTAATATAATTGCCGACCGTTTGTTAAACCCAGATTCGGATAGTGTTGCCGAAGATTGTCGCCGACGTGTAGCGGCTCTATGTAAGAGTTTCCCCTTGTACGAACATATTGGGGTTCCCGTTCCAGCTTTGGCGTAA